One stretch of Halobaculum marinum DNA includes these proteins:
- a CDS encoding HIT family protein — protein MSDDCIFCSIVAGDIPGRIVAETDDALAFLDANPMARGHTLVIPKGHHQRVADLSSEESRAVFDLVHDLAPRIEHAVGADAHTIGVNDGPDAGQEVPHAHVHIIPRFEGDGGGPIHVAAGERPDVSDEELDDIAAGISED, from the coding sequence ATGAGCGACGACTGCATCTTCTGCTCCATCGTCGCCGGGGACATCCCCGGTCGCATCGTAGCCGAGACCGACGACGCGCTCGCGTTCCTCGACGCGAACCCGATGGCCCGTGGGCACACGCTCGTCATCCCGAAGGGCCACCACCAACGCGTCGCCGACTTGAGTTCCGAGGAGTCGCGCGCCGTGTTCGACCTCGTCCACGACCTGGCCCCCCGGATCGAGCACGCCGTCGGCGCCGACGCCCACACCATCGGCGTCAACGACGGCCCCGACGCCGGGCAGGAGGTACCCCACGCGCACGTCCACATCATCCCGCGCTTCGAGGGCGACGGCGGCGGCCCGATCCACGTCGCCGCGGGCGAGCGTCCCGACGTGAGCGACGAGGAGTTGGACGACATCGCCGCCGGCATCAGCGAGGACTGA
- the dhaK gene encoding dihydroxyacetone kinase subunit DhaK has protein sequence MKKLINDADDYVDEMLDGMVAAHPDAVRRLPETKVLVRSDAPVEGTVGVVSGGGSGHEPTHAGYLGEGMLDGAAAGEVFTSPTGDELAEMVRACDGGEGVLCVVKNYEGDVMNFDTAAEMAEIQGDVAVEQVVVNDDVAVEDSTYTSGRRGVCGTILVHKCAGAKAAEGADLDEVKRVAEKTIENVATMGTALTSCVTPAKGEPTFDLGEDELELGIGIHGEPGVERTGMLSADEVADRLTAAVLDDLEPSGEVATVVNGMGGTPLSELYIVQRRLSELLDEEGLDVAEAMVGDYMTSLDMRGCSITVLDLDDELRELLGRPAHTPALTV, from the coding sequence ATGAAGAAGCTGATCAACGACGCCGACGACTACGTCGACGAGATGCTCGACGGGATGGTCGCCGCCCACCCCGACGCGGTGCGACGCCTGCCAGAGACGAAGGTACTCGTGCGGTCGGACGCGCCGGTGGAGGGGACCGTCGGCGTCGTCAGCGGGGGCGGCAGCGGCCACGAGCCGACACACGCGGGGTATCTCGGCGAGGGGATGCTCGACGGCGCCGCCGCTGGCGAGGTGTTCACCTCGCCGACCGGTGACGAACTCGCGGAGATGGTGCGGGCGTGCGACGGCGGCGAGGGGGTGTTGTGCGTCGTGAAGAACTACGAGGGCGACGTGATGAACTTCGACACCGCCGCCGAGATGGCCGAGATCCAGGGGGACGTCGCCGTCGAACAGGTCGTCGTGAACGACGACGTCGCCGTCGAGGACTCGACGTACACCTCCGGGCGCCGCGGCGTCTGCGGCACGATCCTCGTCCACAAGTGCGCCGGCGCGAAGGCGGCCGAGGGCGCCGACCTGGACGAGGTGAAGCGCGTCGCCGAGAAGACCATCGAGAACGTCGCGACGATGGGGACGGCGCTCACCTCCTGTGTGACGCCGGCGAAGGGGGAGCCGACGTTCGACCTGGGCGAGGACGAACTCGAACTCGGCATCGGGATCCACGGCGAACCCGGCGTCGAGCGCACGGGGATGCTCTCGGCCGACGAGGTGGCCGACCGGCTCACGGCGGCGGTACTCGACGACCTCGAACCGTCCGGGGAGGTCGCGACGGTGGTCAACGGGATGGGCGGGACGCCCCTCTCGGAGCTGTACATCGTCCAGCGCCGCCTGTCGGAACTGCTGGACGAGGAGGGGCTCGACGTCGCGGAGGCGATGGTCGGCGACTACATGACCTCCCTCGACATGCGCGGCTGTTCGATCACCGTGTTGGACCTGGACGACGAACTGCGCGAGTTGCTCGGGCGGCCGGCCCACACCCCGGCGCTGACGGTGTGA
- a CDS encoding LAGLIDADG family homing endonuclease, translated as MSQAAEGQDVDEFLSFYRTYYSDDIARLAQNYPKEQRSLYVDYNDLYTYDPDIAERYLNRPGEMQEVAEEALRTYDLPVDISLGQAHVRLRDLPRESTLDIRGIRVSDDHIGSMVAVQGIVRKATDVRPKIVEAAFECQRCGTMTYIPQNDSGFQEPHECQGCERQGPFRVNNNESKFIDSQQLRVQESPEGLRGGETPQSIDVNLEDDVCGRVTPGDHVTVVGRLEMEQVTSGQEKTTVFDPYMEGVSVVIEDEEFEDMDITDEDKQEILELSTHENIYEEMVASVAPSIYGYDQEKLSMILQLFSGVTKHLPDGSRIRGDLHMLLIGDPGTGKCVAGDTRVTLADGRDVPIRELVDSTLDDPKPIDDGVWDEADFAVPSLGPDGELEPRQATKVWKREAPEQMLRIRTNSGRELEVTPSHPLFVRENGSTTAIRADELSEGGFVAAPRSLPTRGDDTLDVAFRRSKSNNAIRLDVPDEWTPWLARLVGYVVAEGYVEQRDDSTGYVSVTNNDREVLDDVVDALDRLGVNHFERSPHDGKTAREVVCGSGELVSFLTSLSASMIEGSANQRVPEPIMAASDTTGRAFLRAFVEGEGHVSANEREITVASMSQDLLDDVRTLLLSSGIQSQLHPRHNGSYRLRISGDDFARYVERVGFVTERKSHACAEFADVLGNTNTDVIPAGEELRDLRESLGLTQAECGLPRPTYQHYDRGDRNPSRDSLSAVVSAFEETLAEREPVDTGAVADGGLSVADRVAELRSLVDGNVGWERIESIEHVEPAEEWVYDLEVEGTHSYVSDGLISHNSQMLSYIQNIAPRSVYTSGKGSSSAGLTAAAVRDDFGDGQQWTLEAGALVLADKGIAAVDELDKMRSEDRSAMHEALEQQKISVSKAGINATLKSRCSLLGAANPKYGRFDQYEPIGEQIDLEPALISRFDLIFTVTDSPDPEHDAKLADHILTTNYAGELNTQRERMATSNFTQEEVENVTQEVAPVIDAELLRKYIAYAKRNCFPTMTDEARAAIREFYVDLRSKGADEDAPVPVTARKLEALVRLSEASARVRLSDTVEEEDATRVIDIVRSCLQDIGVDPETGEFDADVVETGRSKTQRDRIKGIKELIQTIAQEYEDEPGAPVDTILERADEANMDPAKAEKELEKLRTRGEIYEPQSGYVRTT; from the coding sequence ATGAGTCAGGCCGCCGAGGGACAGGACGTCGACGAGTTCCTCAGTTTCTATCGGACCTACTACAGCGACGACATCGCCCGCCTCGCGCAGAACTATCCGAAGGAACAGCGCTCTCTCTACGTCGACTACAACGACCTCTACACGTACGACCCCGACATCGCCGAGCGCTACCTCAACCGCCCGGGCGAGATGCAGGAGGTCGCCGAGGAGGCCCTCCGGACGTACGACCTGCCGGTCGACATCTCGCTCGGACAGGCACACGTCCGCCTGCGCGACCTCCCGCGCGAGAGCACGCTCGACATCCGCGGCATCCGCGTCAGCGACGACCACATCGGGTCGATGGTGGCGGTGCAGGGGATCGTCCGCAAGGCGACGGACGTGCGCCCGAAGATCGTCGAAGCCGCCTTCGAGTGCCAGCGCTGCGGGACGATGACGTACATCCCGCAGAACGACTCGGGGTTCCAAGAGCCCCACGAGTGCCAGGGCTGCGAGCGACAGGGGCCGTTCCGTGTCAACAACAACGAGTCGAAGTTCATCGACTCCCAGCAGCTTCGGGTGCAGGAGTCGCCCGAGGGACTGCGCGGCGGCGAGACGCCACAGAGCATCGACGTGAACCTCGAAGACGACGTCTGCGGTCGGGTGACGCCGGGGGACCACGTCACCGTCGTCGGGCGACTGGAGATGGAGCAGGTCACCTCCGGCCAGGAGAAGACGACCGTGTTCGACCCGTACATGGAGGGCGTCTCCGTGGTCATCGAGGACGAGGAGTTCGAGGACATGGACATCACCGACGAGGACAAACAGGAGATCCTCGAGCTGTCCACTCACGAGAACATCTACGAGGAGATGGTCGCCTCCGTCGCGCCGTCCATCTACGGCTACGACCAGGAGAAGCTCTCGATGATCCTCCAGTTGTTCTCGGGCGTGACGAAGCACCTCCCCGACGGGTCGCGCATCCGCGGCGACCTCCACATGCTCCTCATCGGTGACCCCGGGACCGGGAAATGCGTCGCCGGCGACACGCGGGTCACCCTCGCGGACGGGCGTGACGTGCCCATCCGCGAACTCGTCGACTCGACTCTCGACGACCCTAAGCCGATAGACGACGGCGTCTGGGACGAGGCCGACTTCGCAGTCCCGTCGCTGGGGCCGGACGGGGAACTCGAGCCGCGACAGGCGACGAAGGTCTGGAAGCGGGAGGCACCCGAGCAGATGCTCCGGATCCGAACGAACAGCGGTCGAGAACTCGAGGTCACGCCGTCGCATCCGCTGTTCGTCCGCGAAAACGGTTCGACGACGGCGATTCGAGCCGACGAACTCTCCGAGGGTGGGTTCGTCGCAGCACCGCGTTCGCTCCCGACTCGGGGCGACGACACGCTCGATGTCGCGTTCCGGCGTTCGAAGTCGAACAACGCGATTCGACTCGACGTGCCCGACGAGTGGACGCCGTGGCTCGCGCGACTCGTCGGGTACGTCGTCGCCGAGGGCTACGTCGAACAGCGTGATGACTCGACAGGCTACGTCTCGGTCACCAACAACGACCGTGAGGTCTTGGACGATGTGGTCGACGCGCTCGACCGTCTCGGGGTGAACCACTTCGAGCGGTCTCCACACGACGGAAAGACCGCACGCGAGGTCGTCTGTGGCTCCGGCGAGTTGGTGAGTTTCCTCACGAGCCTCTCCGCCTCGATGATCGAAGGATCGGCAAACCAGCGTGTCCCCGAACCGATCATGGCCGCGAGCGACACGACGGGCCGCGCGTTCCTCCGTGCTTTCGTCGAGGGCGAAGGCCACGTTTCAGCCAACGAGCGCGAGATAACGGTCGCGTCGATGAGTCAGGACCTCCTCGACGACGTGCGAACGCTCCTGCTGTCGTCGGGGATCCAGTCGCAACTTCACCCGCGACACAACGGGAGCTATCGCCTCCGCATTAGCGGCGACGACTTCGCTCGGTACGTCGAACGGGTCGGCTTCGTCACGGAGCGGAAATCCCATGCGTGTGCCGAGTTCGCTGACGTTCTCGGGAATACGAATACTGATGTAATTCCCGCGGGCGAGGAACTCCGCGACCTCCGTGAGTCGCTCGGACTCACGCAGGCTGAGTGTGGCCTGCCGCGGCCGACGTACCAACACTACGACCGCGGCGACCGAAATCCGAGTAGAGACAGTCTTTCGGCGGTCGTCTCCGCGTTCGAGGAAACGCTCGCAGAACGCGAACCAGTCGATACAGGTGCGGTGGCCGACGGTGGTCTGTCAGTCGCCGACCGGGTCGCCGAACTCCGATCGCTCGTCGACGGCAACGTGGGCTGGGAGCGGATCGAGTCCATCGAACACGTCGAACCCGCTGAGGAGTGGGTGTACGACCTCGAAGTCGAAGGGACGCACAGCTACGTCTCGGATGGACTCATCTCGCACAACTCGCAGATGCTGTCGTACATCCAGAACATCGCCCCGCGCTCCGTCTACACCTCCGGGAAGGGTTCCTCCAGCGCAGGGCTCACCGCGGCGGCCGTCCGCGACGACTTCGGCGACGGCCAGCAGTGGACGCTGGAGGCCGGCGCGCTCGTCCTCGCGGACAAAGGGATCGCGGCGGTCGACGAGCTCGACAAGATGCGCTCGGAGGACCGCTCGGCGATGCACGAGGCGCTGGAGCAGCAGAAGATCAGCGTCTCGAAGGCCGGCATCAACGCGACCCTCAAGTCGCGGTGTTCGCTCCTCGGCGCGGCGAACCCGAAGTACGGTCGCTTCGACCAGTACGAACCGATCGGCGAGCAGATCGACCTCGAACCCGCGCTCATCTCGCGGTTCGACCTCATCTTCACCGTCACCGACAGCCCCGACCCGGAGCACGACGCGAAACTGGCCGACCACATCCTGACCACGAACTACGCGGGCGAGTTGAACACCCAGCGAGAGCGCATGGCCACCTCCAACTTCACCCAAGAGGAGGTGGAGAACGTCACCCAGGAGGTCGCGCCCGTCATCGACGCCGAACTCCTCCGCAAGTACATCGCCTACGCGAAGCGCAACTGCTTCCCGACGATGACCGACGAGGCACGGGCGGCCATCCGCGAGTTCTACGTCGACCTCCGCTCGAAGGGGGCCGACGAGGACGCGCCCGTCCCGGTCACCGCCCGGAAACTGGAGGCGCTCGTCCGCCTCTCGGAGGCGAGCGCGCGCGTCCGCCTCTCGGACACCGTCGAAGAGGAGGACGCCACCCGCGTCATCGACATCGTTCGCTCGTGCCTGCAGGACATCGGCGTCGACCCCGAGACGGGGGAGTTCGACGCCGACGTCGTCGAGACTGGTCGCAGCAAGACCCAGCGCGACCGGATCAAGGGGATCAAAGAGCTCATCCAGACCATCGCCCAGGAGTACGAGGACGAACCCGGCGCGCCGGTCGACACCATCCTCGAACGCGCCGACGAGGCGAACATGGACCCCGCCAAGGCCGAGAAGGAACTGGAGAAACTCCGGACGCGCGGCGAGATCTACGAGCCCCAGTCCGGCTACGTCCGCACGACGTAA
- a CDS encoding AAA family ATPase: MSEITSIAFVGAVGGAGTTRTAVECAAALARGGRDVAVLDAAYATQGLSEHVDGRIDPDVTSLCLDPDRPLTDGLYDLDLDAATEGRVALAPARAPFERVARAKAVDPARELEHRVAEAGEQFDHVIVDTPPIAANQAVAAVHAVDRVALVRPDTPHGADGVRRQLDALRDVEAPDGNPVVVAVGEREGAGEAPDVTVPRGPPSVAAAPACLGRDEVAAGTVAAAESLFGVDLGVEFETTGVVDRISAGVERVRGDDD; encoded by the coding sequence GTGAGCGAGATCACATCCATCGCGTTCGTCGGCGCCGTCGGCGGCGCCGGAACGACGAGGACCGCCGTCGAGTGTGCTGCCGCGCTCGCCCGCGGCGGGCGCGACGTGGCCGTGCTCGACGCCGCGTACGCGACGCAGGGGCTGAGCGAACACGTCGACGGCCGGATCGACCCGGATGTCACGTCGCTGTGTCTCGACCCCGACCGCCCGCTGACCGACGGCCTGTACGACCTCGACCTCGACGCGGCGACCGAGGGTCGGGTGGCGCTCGCGCCGGCGCGCGCGCCGTTCGAGCGCGTCGCTCGTGCGAAGGCAGTCGACCCGGCGCGGGAACTGGAGCATCGCGTCGCCGAGGCGGGCGAGCAGTTCGACCACGTGATCGTCGACACGCCGCCGATCGCCGCCAACCAGGCCGTCGCCGCCGTCCACGCCGTCGACCGAGTGGCGCTCGTCCGGCCCGACACGCCGCACGGCGCCGACGGGGTGCGACGTCAACTCGACGCGCTCCGGGACGTGGAGGCACCCGACGGGAATCCCGTGGTCGTCGCCGTCGGCGAGCGTGAGGGTGCGGGCGAGGCCCCGGACGTGACCGTGCCGCGCGGCCCGCCGTCGGTCGCCGCCGCACCGGCGTGTCTCGGTCGCGACGAGGTCGCCGCGGGCACGGTCGCCGCCGCCGAGTCGCTGTTCGGCGTCGACCTCGGCGTCGAGTTCGAGACGACGGGCGTCGTCGACCGGATCAGCGCCGGCGTCGAGCGCGTCCGGGGCGACGACGACTGA
- a CDS encoding HdeD family acid-resistance protein, whose translation MSSRTSSLSTASAEALRNWRYLLGVGIVFSLLGAVAILAPFVTGIGLSYLLGAVVLAGGVAALVQALRVRTWRATIWQGLLAAVYVIAGVMLLANPLVGLVALTLLLVAYIAVSGVVEIAMGLRLRPAARWSWFVVSGALSLVLAGLLWVGFPSTAAWAVGLLVGVHFLTTGVALIAAGYETRRTAGVEPAPTADTEPRSG comes from the coding sequence ATGAGTTCACGTACGTCGTCGCTATCGACCGCATCGGCCGAGGCGCTCCGCAACTGGCGGTACCTCCTCGGCGTCGGGATCGTCTTCTCGCTACTGGGGGCCGTGGCGATCCTCGCCCCCTTCGTGACCGGGATCGGCCTCTCGTACCTGCTGGGCGCGGTCGTCCTCGCCGGCGGGGTCGCCGCGCTCGTCCAGGCGCTGCGCGTCCGGACCTGGCGCGCGACGATCTGGCAGGGGCTGCTCGCGGCGGTGTACGTCATCGCCGGCGTGATGCTCCTGGCGAACCCGCTCGTCGGGCTGGTGGCGCTGACGCTGCTGCTGGTCGCCTACATCGCCGTCTCCGGCGTCGTCGAGATCGCGATGGGCCTCCGCTTGCGCCCGGCGGCGCGCTGGAGTTGGTTCGTCGTCAGTGGCGCGCTGTCGCTCGTGCTGGCCGGCCTGCTGTGGGTCGGCTTCCCGAGCACCGCCGCGTGGGCCGTGGGCCTCCTCGTGGGCGTCCACTTCCTCACCACCGGCGTCGCGCTGATCGCCGCCGGCTACGAGACCCGGCGGACGGCGGGCGTCGAGCCCGCGCCGACGGCCGACACCGAGCCCCGGAGCGGCTGA
- a CDS encoding MinD/ParA family ATP-binding protein — translation MIFAVAGGKGGVGKSTLAYNVGAALDALVVDADLSMADLPGERERGPDLHDVLAGRAAPREALRPGPVDVLPCGRTLAGARLADIRRLRDAVTVPGYDHVVVDSPAGLRLDAGAPLAVADACLLVASPTRWALADAMAARELARELDCGLAAVALNRAVEDPPTRAVGRALGAPATAVPAAPRLGSSIAHEEPVTQVAPDTAAARAVETLADAVRRCDRPS, via the coding sequence GTGATCTTCGCCGTCGCCGGCGGGAAGGGCGGCGTCGGCAAGTCGACGCTCGCGTACAACGTCGGCGCCGCGCTCGACGCGCTCGTCGTCGACGCCGACCTCTCGATGGCGGATCTGCCGGGAGAACGCGAGCGCGGACCCGACCTCCACGACGTGCTCGCGGGTCGTGCGGCTCCACGGGAGGCGCTCCGACCTGGCCCGGTCGACGTGCTCCCGTGCGGGCGGACGCTCGCGGGCGCTCGCCTCGCGGACATCCGCCGCCTCCGCGACGCCGTCACAGTCCCCGGGTACGACCACGTCGTCGTCGACTCGCCCGCCGGCCTCCGTCTCGACGCCGGCGCGCCGCTGGCGGTCGCGGACGCCTGCCTGCTCGTCGCGTCGCCGACGCGGTGGGCGCTCGCCGACGCGATGGCCGCCCGCGAGTTGGCCCGTGAACTCGACTGCGGGCTCGCGGCGGTCGCGCTCAACCGCGCTGTCGAGGACCCGCCGACGCGAGCGGTCGGGCGCGCGCTCGGGGCGCCGGCGACGGCGGTACCCGCGGCCCCGCGGCTCGGCAGTTCGATCGCCCACGAGGAACCGGTGACGCAGGTCGCCCCCGACACGGCCGCCGCACGGGCGGTCGAGACACTCGCCGACGCCGTTCGGCGGTGCGACCGCCCGTCGTAG
- the dhaM gene encoding dihydroxyacetone kinase phosphoryl donor subunit DhaM produces MVGLLVVSHSAKAAEGIREIAAEMGSEAAPIAAVGGDPDGGIGTDATAIADALAALDADEVVVLVDLGSAVMNAELAIEMSDKTVVIADAPVLEGAVEATVAATSPSATLDSVREAAERAGGTSKR; encoded by the coding sequence ATGGTCGGCCTACTCGTCGTCTCCCACAGCGCGAAGGCCGCCGAGGGAATCCGCGAGATCGCCGCCGAGATGGGCTCGGAGGCGGCGCCGATCGCCGCCGTCGGCGGCGACCCCGACGGCGGCATCGGCACCGACGCGACCGCCATCGCCGACGCGCTCGCGGCGCTCGACGCCGACGAGGTCGTCGTCCTCGTCGACCTGGGAAGCGCCGTGATGAACGCCGAACTCGCCATCGAGATGAGTGACAAGACCGTGGTCATCGCCGACGCCCCCGTGCTGGAGGGCGCCGTGGAGGCGACCGTCGCCGCGACGAGCCCCTCAGCCACGCTCGACTCCGTCCGCGAGGCCGCCGAGCGGGCCGGCGGGACCTCGAAGCGCTAA
- a CDS encoding transcription initiation factor IIB: MATSTTACPECDGRVRTNDDESVCSDCGLVVGEDRIDRGPEWRSFADDDTDPRRTGAPLTRSRHDRGLSTEIGHTRVKGRKRRQWARMRRQHTRARISSKRDRNKVYGFTEIRRLVSATGLPDSLRDQACTLFESAQDADLLRGRSIEGFAAAAVYVACRVGGVSRTRAELVADAKADGDELDAAFDAMNRELGLPVGPIDPVEYLPRFATELGLDTDVERAAREYLDEAADLGLTNGRNPSGVAAACLYAAARDAGVECTQAAAADVADVTPVTLRSSYVELRED, from the coding sequence ATGGCGACGAGCACGACAGCGTGCCCGGAGTGCGACGGGAGAGTGCGGACGAACGACGACGAGTCGGTGTGCAGCGACTGCGGCCTCGTGGTCGGCGAAGACCGCATCGACCGCGGGCCGGAGTGGCGCAGTTTCGCGGACGACGACACCGACCCACGCCGAACGGGCGCGCCGCTCACCCGGTCGCGCCACGACCGCGGCCTCTCGACGGAGATCGGTCACACCCGCGTGAAGGGGCGCAAGCGCCGCCAGTGGGCGCGGATGCGGCGACAGCACACCAGAGCGCGGATCTCCTCGAAGCGCGACCGGAACAAGGTGTACGGCTTCACCGAGATCCGACGGCTGGTGTCGGCGACCGGCCTCCCAGACTCGCTGCGGGATCAGGCGTGCACCCTGTTCGAGTCGGCACAGGACGCCGACCTGCTCCGCGGGCGATCGATCGAGGGGTTCGCCGCCGCCGCCGTGTACGTCGCCTGTCGCGTCGGGGGCGTCTCCCGGACCCGCGCGGAACTGGTCGCTGACGCGAAGGCCGACGGCGACGAACTCGACGCCGCCTTCGACGCGATGAACCGCGAGTTGGGTCTTCCGGTCGGGCCGATCGACCCCGTCGAGTACCTCCCCCGGTTCGCCACCGAACTCGGCCTCGACACCGACGTGGAGCGCGCCGCCCGCGAGTACCTCGACGAGGCCGCCGACCTCGGCCTCACGAACGGGCGCAACCCGAGCGGGGTCGCCGCGGCCTGCCTGTACGCCGCCGCGCGCGACGCCGGCGTGGAGTGTACGCAGGCGGCTGCCGCCGACGTCGCCGACGTGACGCCCGTGACGCTGCGCTCCTCGTACGTCGAACTGCGCGAGGACTGA
- the ptsP gene encoding phosphoenolpyruvate--protein phosphotransferase codes for MNDELGGTSATPFSGVGTAVWYDATVDLPDAPDPDEVDPATERERVADASERAREQLHAERDRALERVGEAEAGIFEAHEGFLDDPRIADWVDESIDGGRPAPHAVDEAYERAAAELEAAGGRTAERADDLRDLRDRLVRILLDAPAARLDDLPEGAVLLAERLSPSDTAGLDPDAVAGLATVTGGATSHAAIVARSLGIPAVVGVGEPLRSIEAGTTVAVDGASGTVIAEPDTETRERLAGGDEVAVVDRPVATADGRHVEVVANVGGAADVDRAVERGSDGVGLFRSEFLFQNREEPPDEDEQYEAYREAASAFPDGRVVVRTLDVGGDKPLPYLDAPEETDPFLGVRGIRRSLGPDAALFDTQLRALCRAAADADGDLAVMFPMVATVEELETALDRLHAVAEDLTDEGVEHAVPETGVMIETPSAATLAGELGQRVSFLSIGTNDLTQYVMAASRENAAVAELNHPTHPGVLRSVERTVTAGHDAGARVAMCGEAAGDPRLAPLLVGLGIDEFSVSPPTVPRVKTRIESVDAATAERLAERALAAETRGAVERLLDGDGDEE; via the coding sequence GTGAACGACGAACTCGGCGGAACGAGCGCGACGCCGTTCTCGGGCGTCGGCACGGCGGTGTGGTACGACGCCACGGTCGACCTCCCCGACGCGCCCGACCCCGACGAGGTCGACCCGGCGACCGAGCGCGAGCGGGTCGCGGACGCCTCCGAGCGGGCACGCGAACAGCTCCACGCCGAGCGCGACCGCGCCCTCGAGCGGGTCGGCGAAGCGGAGGCTGGGATCTTCGAGGCCCACGAGGGGTTCCTCGACGACCCCCGGATCGCCGACTGGGTCGACGAATCGATCGACGGGGGGCGTCCGGCACCCCACGCCGTCGACGAGGCGTACGAGCGGGCCGCCGCGGAGTTGGAGGCCGCGGGCGGCCGGACGGCCGAGCGGGCCGACGACCTGCGCGACCTGCGCGACCGACTGGTTCGGATCCTGCTCGACGCTCCCGCGGCCCGCCTCGACGACCTGCCCGAGGGAGCGGTCCTGCTCGCCGAGCGACTCTCGCCGAGCGACACCGCCGGCCTCGACCCGGACGCGGTCGCGGGGTTGGCGACGGTGACGGGCGGGGCGACCTCCCACGCGGCGATCGTGGCGCGATCGCTCGGGATCCCCGCCGTCGTCGGGGTGGGCGAGCCGCTCCGGTCGATCGAAGCCGGGACGACGGTCGCGGTCGACGGGGCGTCTGGCACGGTGATCGCGGAGCCGGACACGGAGACGCGCGAGCGCCTCGCCGGCGGGGACGAGGTCGCCGTCGTCGACCGACCCGTCGCGACCGCCGACGGCCGACACGTCGAGGTGGTCGCCAACGTCGGCGGCGCCGCGGACGTCGACCGCGCCGTCGAGCGCGGGAGCGACGGCGTCGGGCTGTTCCGCAGCGAGTTCCTGTTCCAGAATCGCGAGGAGCCACCCGACGAGGACGAGCAGTACGAGGCGTACCGCGAGGCCGCGTCGGCGTTCCCCGACGGGCGCGTCGTCGTCCGGACGCTCGACGTGGGCGGTGACAAGCCGCTCCCGTACCTCGACGCCCCCGAGGAGACGGACCCGTTCCTCGGGGTCCGCGGGATCAGGCGCTCGCTGGGGCCCGACGCCGCCCTGTTCGACACCCAACTGCGGGCGCTGTGTCGGGCGGCTGCCGACGCGGACGGCGACCTCGCGGTCATGTTCCCGATGGTCGCGACCGTCGAGGAGTTGGAGACGGCGCTCGACCGACTCCACGCGGTCGCCGAGGACCTGACGGACGAGGGTGTCGAGCACGCCGTCCCCGAGACGGGCGTGATGATCGAGACGCCGAGCGCCGCGACCCTCGCCGGCGAGTTGGGTCAGCGCGTGTCGTTCCTCAGCATCGGCACGAACGACCTGACGCAGTACGTGATGGCTGCCTCGCGTGAGAACGCCGCCGTCGCAGAGCTGAACCACCCCACCCATCCCGGCGTCCTCCGGTCGGTCGAGCGCACCGTCACCGCCGGTCACGACGCCGGCGCGCGAGTGGCGATGTGCGGTGAGGCGGCCGGCGACCCGCGGCTCGCGCCGCTGTTGGTCGGCCTCGGGATCGACGAGTTCAGCGTGAGTCCGCCGACGGTGCCGCGCGTAAAGACGCGGATCGAGTCGGTCGACGCGGCCACCGCCGAGCGACTGGCCGAGCGTGCACTGGCCGCCGAGACGCGCGGTGCGGTCGAGCGACTCCTTGACGGCGACGGCGACGAGGAGTGA
- the dhaL gene encoding dihydroxyacetone kinase subunit DhaL, which yields MTADTDHGAAVVAAVARVADRIADERAHLTDLDSAIGDADHGANLDRGFRAAVERVEALDDPTPEEVVQTVGTALISEVGGAAGPLYGGGFMRAAGTLDDGITAESTVAFAETYLDSVRDRGDARVGQKTMVDALVPAVHTYKKSIEEDGLDPLTALAKAVDACRRGVAFTVPIRAEKGRASYLGWRSVGHPDPGATSTLCVAEELLAAAADSLDAEVPTDVDATAPTTPDEGES from the coding sequence ATGACAGCCGACACCGACCACGGCGCCGCCGTCGTCGCCGCGGTCGCCCGCGTCGCCGACCGGATCGCCGACGAGCGCGCCCACCTCACCGACCTCGACTCGGCCATCGGCGACGCCGACCACGGCGCGAACCTGGACCGCGGGTTCCGGGCGGCCGTCGAGCGGGTCGAGGCGCTCGACGACCCGACGCCCGAGGAGGTCGTCCAGACCGTCGGGACCGCGCTCATCTCGGAGGTCGGCGGCGCCGCCGGCCCGCTGTACGGTGGCGGGTTCATGCGTGCGGCCGGGACGCTCGACGACGGAATCACCGCTGAGTCGACCGTCGCATTTGCCGAGACGTACCTCGACAGCGTCCGCGACCGCGGCGACGCCCGCGTCGGGCAGAAGACGATGGTCGACGCGCTCGTCCCGGCGGTCCACACGTACAAGAAGTCGATCGAGGAGGACGGACTCGACCCGCTGACGGCGCTGGCGAAGGCCGTCGACGCCTGCCGCCGGGGGGTCGCGTTCACCGTCCCCATCCGCGCCGAGAAGGGCCGCGCCTCCTACCTCGGCTGGCGGTCGGTCGGCCACCCGGACCCGGGCGCGACGAGCACGCTGTGCGTCGCCGAGGAACTGCTGGCGGCCGCCGCCGACAGCCTCGACGCCGAGGTGCCGACCGACGTGGACGCGACCGCGCCGACGACGCCCGACGAGGGGGAGTCGTAG